AGTTTGAATTCTCCTCGGAGACTGTAGACAATTCTCGCTGTTTTTTCAGAAGAGCTTCCTCTTCTAAACGCAGCCTCCTCAGTTCTTTTAAATAAGCATTCTCTATTCTAAGTTTTAGAAGTTCATCTTCCAGTTGTTTTATGTGTTCAGTATTAGTATCGGCTGACTCTATTCCTGCAGGTGTCGTAACCTTTGTTTTCTTCGTTAAACCCAATGATTTCTTCCGTCCTTTCTTCTTTGGTCGTAAAACATCAGGACCGGCAATTCTGAAATCATTCACCCATTTCGTTATTATTCCGGGCGTAATAATACCTTCTGAAAGAGCCAGCTCTTGATATGAAACTTCACTTGTTAAATACAATTCTACTATATGAAGTTTATATTCAAAAGAATAAGTTTCATTTTTTCTAGAACGCATAAGCCCTTTATCACCAAAATGCTTGTAATTTGTTACCCACCTTCGTACATCTCTCGATGAGGCAACTCCGTACTGATTGGATAAGAATTCATACCCCCCTTCACCATTAAGATATTGCTTGTACTATTTTTTCCTTAAATTCAAAATTGTATTTTGCCAATAGAAAACCGACCTCCAATTATTAGATTTTTAGGTCTAACTTTTGGGGGTCGGTACACATGCGTGTACACCCCGATAAGTTATACGTTCATAATATCGAAACTTCGGGGGTATAGGCAACATGTAAATTGTGGTAATAGCATACTGCATGGGGGTATATGGTATACAATCGTCAAAAATTCGTCAAAAATCCTATTGAATTTTATCGGTCTTTATTTTTTGCCCCAGTCTACAAACCCGCTATTTTGCTAACTTGTTAATTTTCATTGAACATATTTTTTGATTATGGTATTATTTACTATAATATTTATTAATATACATGACGAATATTGATTCAAAAGGGGGGATTTATCTTGGCTTTTTTAAAAAATGTAAATGTAAAAATAAAACTCATATTGATGTACCTTTGCGTTGCGCTACTGATCGTTGCAGTTGGAGTAATAGGGTCGTTATCTTTGAAAACTATCGATTACAATTCCGAAGAAATGCATAATAACAGGTTGAAGACAGTTTATGTGCTGACAGACATGAAGCAAAATCTTACACAGATAAAAGCCGATATACTGGAGCTTATTTATGTAAATGATGCATCTTCAAAGGCAAACCTTGAAAAGGATATACAGCAGAATATAGATGAGAGCAATAAATATGAAGAAATTTGTGAAAAAATGCCAAAGAGCGATGCTGAAAAACAGGAATGGCCCATATTCCGAGGAAAGCTTGAAGAATATGTGACGGTAGAAAAGACAGTTATAGAATATATCGATAAAAATGATCATGATGAAGCACTCTTCCAGTATAAGAACATCCCTGTAATAAGCAGCAGCATGTTTACGAGCCTCGATAAAATAATAAATGCTAATCTTGAAAGCGCCAAGTCCAAAAATGCACAGAATTATCTCATATACATAAACAGCAATAGGGCGATTCTTTTACTGATGGCGTTTGGATTATTACTTGCTGTAATTCTCGGTCTTATAACATCAGGCGACATAAATAAGCAACTGCTGAATATGGTAAACCAGGCAGAAAGCTTA
The genomic region above belongs to Clostridiales bacterium and contains:
- a CDS encoding transposase — its product is MRSRKNETYSFEYKLHIVELYLTSEVSYQELALSEGIITPGIITKWVNDFRIAGPDVLRPKKKGRKKSLGLTKKTKVTTPAGIESADTNTEHIKQLEDELLKLRIENAYLKELRRLRLEEEALLKKQRELSTVSEENSN